GACAAGAGAGGGTGGCCACAAGTGTTGTCCAGGGTCTTACCTTGGGAGAGAGGCAGCCCCTGGTCTATTCCTTGCTGAAAGACTGACAATCTCAGCCTCCGCTTCCTCCTGCCAGGAGCCAGCAGACCTAGAGCCAGGGTTGTAgggggctcaagctcaggaaGTTGCAGCTCCAGGCTACAAGGATGAAACTTATCTCAGGCCAGGAAGCCCAATATTGGCTTCTGGGACCCTCAAGAGGCTCCCTGATCAGAGCTACCCAACAGCCCAGTGCAAGGGGAGAATTCATTGTGCACCTGCCCCGAATGCTTTCCTGTCTAGAGGATTGGACCACCTGCGGTGTTGGCACTGGCTTGACCACTGACTCTGGCATCATGATGGAAGATTCTGGGGCTgccaaaatagaagaagaaagtaaGGTTGGCAGGGCAGGCTGCCCTGAATGAGAGATACCATGGGACTGGTGTCTAACCCTGACCAGCAAGCCAGTGTTCACTCACCAGTTAGAAGGATGTTCTTCAGCAGAGTCCGGGGTGTCTGTTCCTCCAGGTGCCCACTGGTTTGAACATGGGCCAATCTGCCAATAGACTTTGGGTGAAAGCATCAAGTAATCAGTCTGTTTCTTTGCCTTGAGATTCCCTCAAGGTGGGCTCCAGAGCAGAGCTAGACCTCAGGGTCCCCTGAATGCAGCAAGAGCCCTGTAGGGGTCAATGGGCTGGGGCACTTACCCTGGCTCTTTGGGAACGCCGCCTTGCATTCGTCTTTGTTGAGCTGCTCAACCTCCTGGAGGAAGGTGTTTCAAGTAGGGATTTCTGGGCACTGTGTAAAGACCAATTGCTCTGAGAATTAAGTAGGGACAGGAAACTAGAGGATGCAGAGATGTGCTTTCATCAGGAATCTTGGCCTAAAGCCCTTTTCCCTCAAGGCCAAGGAACCAGAAACCACTTGCCCCTCCCCTAGCACCTGTTCTCAGCTCTGTATCAACAGGTTGTGGATGAAGGGGAACCTGAAGGATATGGGAATAGAGAGGGACCATAATGACCTACCTAGAGAGAGGGACTGAGGAAACCTTTACAGAACTGACTTTCTTAGAAGCAGAGGTTAGCCACACAGACAAGAGAAGCAAATGGAACAGTATCCATTCCTGACATTAAAATAACAACccaagggagcacctgggtggctcagtcggttgagcatcgcactctgtgctgacagtgtggagcttgcttgggattccctgtctcctcctctgcccctctccctctaatgcacatgctctctctctctctcaaaaataaataaacattaaaaaaaataacaacccaagaaggattttaaatattttgaaagctttTAAGTGCCTGTCAGGATTTGACAGCAACTTCTACATGGGTCACTCCAGTCCTAGTCTCTTCTTTCCAGTCTCCCTCAAATTCTCAAGGCATAGCTCCCACCTCATCACTTATAGGTCTAAAACCTACAACGAACAGCTTCCCAGCGCCTATAAAACAACTGCACTGCCCCTGTCTGGCTGATGCCAAATTCCACACCCTCTGCACCATGAGCTCACCACAGCCCTCATCCACTGTCACTGCCACTACGTCAAGCCAATTCCCTACTCCCTAGCAAAACATCTTTCTAGTTCCTGCCTCCCGAATTCTACGTAGGCTGTTCTCTATAGGTCCTGTTCCATCTTTCAGAAGGACCCTCCAGGAAAAGGGGAGTGAATGTGCAGAGAAAGGTGGAGGACACGCAGGAGGCAGGGCAGATGCTTGGACACACTCTGGGCTGATGTCGGGGAAGATGGCCCGTAGAACGGGCCAAAAGGCCAGATTCTGAGCGCCTGTCCTTCACCAGAGGCCGAAACCCAAAGACCCGAACGTGATTTGAGGTCCGTGGTCCCGAGACTTGTCAGCCTGGAGTGCCTGGGCGGCGGGCACCAACAGCTGACCTGAGCCTAGCTAGAAGGGTGGAGCCAGTTCTCAGAACCCTGAGTCCTGCGCCTCTTCGAGACTCagttcccctttccctttccaaaCGGGGTCTCCCACGGACACCTAACCCCCTAATCCTTCTGGTTGCTCATATGCTGGCGCCGCGCCCTCACATACCCAATTCCGGCACTTCGGCGTCGCTGCGGGGTGCGCGTGTCCGCGGTATCCAGCACGCGCCGCAATAACGTGCGTGTGGTAGGCTCGCTGTCCTGGCTGTAGCTATCCGCCATTGCCTCAGCCATTCGCTCTCCCACCCAACTGCTCAGGTGGGCCGCTCCACCGCCTTCCCGCCGTCGCGTTTGAGCCAACTCTCGCGAGTCGGCAGGCCGCGAGGCTGCCGCACAGCCTCACGGGAGTTGCGGTTCCAACCCTACCCGCTCAGAGGACCCTGGCGCGGTCGTTGTAAACTCTGGATTGGAGGCACTGTTACCAGGGAGTGAACCTGGGCAAATGTGTGCCATCAGTGGAagacttggtttcttcatctgtaagttGAGGATGATACCCACCTAATAGGGGCTTGTACTGATCCaatgagataattttttaaagtttatttaggtAATTTCTAcatcaacatggggctcaacttcaggatcctgggatcaagagtcatatgctctacttactgagcaagccaggcgcccctcattgagATAATGTTTAGCTCAGTGTCTGATATATAGTAAGCTAGGCCCTTAATAAATAGCAGTCACTATTAGAATGTCTCTTattcccatctccctctcctaGTTGAGTAGGCACACTTGGGCCAGGAAAAAATTTTATCCTATATGTGATCTGGTCAGATTTGCATTTGTGAAAACTACTCAGCCTCAGAAGAGACCAGGCTGCAGGCTCAAAAGCTAGTGGGCTGTTTGTGATGCAGCAGAAATGTTACGATCTCCAAACACGTGCAATTTTGAGACGAAATTTGGCTTTCAAAGTTCTGTTAATGCTAGAGACTCTATTAGCACATTTTTCACCAAGACAGCCTTTCTTAAATTTTCATGGAAATTTAATTAGAACTTGAGTTCTGAGTTATGGACTTACCCTTTTGCTTCTAGATCAGGTGTCTATGTGTTTTACATAATTGATTAAACTTTATatttgctactttaaaaaaaaatactgagtgcatgaagcaagggagggaggagtaAGACAGGCAAGGAGCAGACCATGTGGGGTCTTACAGGCTCGGGAAAGGAGTTTGGACGTTATTCTTAATGCAATAGGCCACTGGAAGGATTTAAGCAGAGGAATTACATAACCATATTTTTTTGGTATCCATGTGAACAACAGATTTTGTAGAGGAGGCAAGATTGGCAGCAGGGAGACTTGTGACAAGGTTGTAGCCTTTTTCCAGAGGTGACAAGATAGAGGGTGGGCAGGGCagtaggggtggggagagagctaTGCATTCTAGATATGTTTTAAGTATAAAAGATTATGTGTAGATTAGAGGTGATTTTATGTACTGGAAGGTACGATTTTATTGATCATCTTCAATGTTCTGTGCATGAAGAAACGATATAAATTTGACctcattaacattttttgaggaaGGTACTCTTGAGACAAGAATAGAATTCTATCAGTAATAGTatgacaatgaaaatacaaaacaatgtaACAATGATCTTTTGCTTTATCTCTACTGCTtacatttcataaacatttaatcatttaacaaagtgtgtattcatgtttttACTGTTGTATATTCATCCAAATGAATGCACATTTTTCAACATGAACTGCATTTCTAAGTTTGAAGGGGGTTCAAGCTGTGGACCTCAGCTGCATAGGCCAGGAGGAATGGAACTTCTTTCTGGTATGGGTCTGTGAAACCCATGCCAATAACCATGGAGCATGTTGATTGTGAACACAAAGTGCAAGGGTGATGTTTGCATGTTGGACCAGACAAATAGTTCATTTCCATTGTCCCGTATTtttccaaaacattaaaaaaaatttttttttaatgtttatttttgagagagagaaagagcatgaatgggggaggtgcagagagagagagggagacacagaatctgaagcaggcttcaagctctgagctctcagcacagagcccaacacggggctggaactcataaaagcacaagatcatgacctgagctgaagttggatgtttaaccgactgagccacccaggcgccccatttaaaaaaaattttttttaatgtttacaaaatattttaagaatgggTTCCTCTtataataaaacactttaaaaaatgtaacagttAACTTGgggtgttcctttttctttcacatGCTTGTAAATAGCCgaatctttcttgtttttatatcaaATACTTAGAAGTAGTTTATAGTAGGCTCCAATTTCACACCCATGGTTTGTaatcaggagggaaaaaaaattaggagggAGAATCAGGAGAAAGGGTGAAGAAAGTCAAGAAGCGGAGAAAGGGGGAACTCAGCAAAGGAGGGCTGTTTGCAAGTAACTTCCCTAAAGACTTCCCAGCCACCTCCCTGGTTTTCCACAGCCTCTCTGGTCCTTTAGAACGTTTTCTCCTTAGAAgtagaggagtggggaggggtctTGTTACAATACAAATCCTGTCCATCCTCTGGTTCAACACACTTCAACAGCTCCCAGTCCTCTGCAGAATTAAATCCCAAATCTTTTAACTTAGCCCAGTTTGGTATCTTTTGGCGCTCCAGCTACCCAGCCTGGCATCTTCCAGGTTTTGAAGGGCGGAGCCTAGTTCTTTCTTGCCTCAGGGCCCGCTACTCGTCCCCACTCCAGCTTTTCAccgttttttttcttcctgggacTCCGCCTCCCATTTTTTCCTCTGTCCTGTTCATTATTTTGTAGCACTTATTTCTGTGATTAGAAATCCATTCAGGTGCATTCACATCTATTATCCAAAAGTTGGACCCTCATCCCTCGCAGCAGTCAGGCCTGGTCAGTCAGCTCCTGCAGGGTTCCCAACTCATTGCCCTGTGCCCGCCACACAGTAAGTATCTATTGGTGACTGGTGTTTAGGTCAGTAAGTGAGTCATCGCAAACAGCGGCTGAATTAGAAGAGTGCTCAACGCAGAGAAAGGGGCTCCTGAGGTCTTTCTGGGCACTGAAACCCCGGTCGCCCACCCAAGCCCCGCAGGAATGCCGTAGACTCACAGCCGCCAGTGATTGGGGAACCGCTTCCGGCAAGGTTGTCCGCTGGCACCTCACCCAACTCCTAGTCCCCTGTAACCCGGCCTCTCCTTTAGGCGGCGCTGCAGGCCACAGCAGCCGAGTTAAGCGCAAGGCATTGCGGGATTTGTAGTTTTTGTGGGCGCTTACCCAGGGCGCTTGCGCACTACAGAGGCGCGCCTctcgcctccccccgccccccaccccccggccgcCGTATTAGGATTCCAGGTCCTTGCGAAGGGCGGTCAGGAGACGGCGTTGCAACCGAATACGCCTCTATAGTCGGCCGGGGATTAGCCGGGTGGGAGTAAGAATCTGTTCTGCGTGGGCCATAGCGGCGCCCAGGAAAGCGGCTGGAATTATCACGCCCCCGCTCCGGAAGTGAGCAGCTTCAGGCGTGGTGCATTGTGGGGGGCGTAGTCCTCCTTCCCGGGCGGTCCTTCGCGGCGTCCCCGGGGCCGACTCTGGAGCGCAGGCGGGCGGCCGGGTGGGTGGCGCGGCGCGGGCCGGCGGGAAGCGTATTCTGGGCACGGGGCGCCGGGCCAGGCCGGCTGCGCCGGGCGGCATTAGTGGGAAGCCGCCTAAAGACCCGCCCGGCGCCGCCCGTCGAGGGGGCGGGCGGCGGCAGACCGACCGGGCCGTCGAAGGGCTTAGAAGGCCGGTGGGCAGGGCCGAGGCGGGCCGCGCGGCGCAGCCATGCCAGGCTTTACGTGCTGCGTGCCGGGCTGCTACAACAACTCACACCGGGACAAGGCGCTGCACTTCTACACGTTTCCCAAGGACGCTGAACTGCGGCGTCTCTGGCTCAAGAACGTGTCCCGCGCTGGCGTCAGTGGGTGCTTCTCCACCTTTCAGCCCACCACGGGCCACCGTCTCTGCAGCGTCCACTTCCAGGGCGGCCGCAAGACCTACACGGTGCGCGTCCCTACCATTTTCCCGCTGCGTGGCGTCAACGAGCGCAAAGTAGCACGCAGACCCGCCGGGGCTGCAGCCGCTCGCCGCaggcagcagcaacaacaacagcagcagcaacagcagcagcagcagcagcagcagcagcagcagcagcagcagcaacagccaCCGCCGCAGCAGCAGTCGTCGCCGTCAGCCTCCACTGCCCAGGCCTCCCAGTTGCAGCCGAACCTGGTGTCTGCCTCTGCTGCTGTGCTCCTCACCCTTCAGGCCGCTGTAGACAGCAGCCAGGCTCCGGGGTCCGTGCCCCCAGCGCCCACCACTCCCACAGGCGAAGACGTGAAACCCATCGACCTGACCGTGCAAGTGGAGTTCGCCGCCGCCGAGGGCgcagccgccgcagccgccgcgtCGGAGCTAGAGGCTGCTACAGCAGGGCTGGAGGCCGCAGAGTGCCCTATGGGTCCCCAGTTGGTGGTGGTGGGTGAAGAGGGCTTCCCTGATACTGGCTCCGACCACTCATACTCGTTGTCGTCAGGCACCACGGAGGAGGAGCTCCTGCGCAAGCTGAACGAGCAGCGGGACATCCTGGCGCTGATGGAGGTGaagatgaaggaaatgaaaggcagCATCCGCCACCTGCGTCTCACTGAGGCCAAGCTACGAGAAGAACTCCGCGAGAAGGATCGGCTGCTGGCCATGGCTGTCATCCGAAAGAAGCACGGAATGTGaacgccccccccacccccccctttggCTTGCTGGACTCCCGGACCTAGAGAGACCTTAGGCCGCTGCTGGTGAACTCCCCTATATTCCTGGGACACTGGTTGACAGTACTGAAGCTTAGGGCAGCTGGACTCTTTTGCTGGTGACCTGACACCCTCTCTTGTTTTCTCCTGAAGCAAGGTTCTGAAGTGTGGGACCTCAGACTCTGCACGGGTGACACCAGCATTTATGACTTTGTCCCCCATTCTTCACCTCACCCCCTGTTTATGTTGCAGGTTCTGGTTAAGCAGAGGCTTCAGAACCACTGAACTTGAAACTTAACCCCTCAGAA
This portion of the Panthera uncia isolate 11264 chromosome E2 unlocalized genomic scaffold, Puncia_PCG_1.0 HiC_scaffold_20, whole genome shotgun sequence genome encodes:
- the THAP11 gene encoding THAP domain-containing protein 11, producing the protein MPGFTCCVPGCYNNSHRDKALHFYTFPKDAELRRLWLKNVSRAGVSGCFSTFQPTTGHRLCSVHFQGGRKTYTVRVPTIFPLRGVNERKVARRPAGAAAARRRQQQQQQQQQQQQQQQQQQQQQQQQQPPPQQQSSPSASTAQASQLQPNLVSASAAVLLTLQAAVDSSQAPGSVPPAPTTPTGEDVKPIDLTVQVEFAAAEGAAAAAAASELEAATAGLEAAECPMGPQLVVVGEEGFPDTGSDHSYSLSSGTTEEELLRKLNEQRDILALMEVKMKEMKGSIRHLRLTEAKLREELREKDRLLAMAVIRKKHGM